A window from Enterococcus mediterraneensis encodes these proteins:
- the msrA gene encoding peptide-methionine (S)-S-oxide reductase MsrA encodes MIYNLIINPNTREWERQKLIETKNKLKNDRLFWSEIENLEAVLRPLAIRNNLTPDVSDFYLKITDDSNDVKNFDWSKHKITDLNYQEQAVFAGGCFWCMVQPFETKPGILSVLSGYTGGHIPNPSYDQVSSGTTGHVEAVEIIFDKRIISYEELVTLYLQLTDPTDSFGQFQDRGDQYRPIIFVQNEAQRQIAEKSKKELQESGRYSQPIVTEIKKAITFWPAENYHQQFYKKQPKRYKRIKHQRQQLLNYQRLMNKLQRTFRRG; translated from the coding sequence ATGATTTATAACTTGATCATCAATCCCAATACTCGCGAATGGGAGCGCCAGAAACTGATCGAGACTAAAAACAAATTGAAAAACGATCGATTGTTTTGGTCCGAGATTGAAAATTTAGAAGCTGTCTTGCGCCCTTTAGCTATCAGAAATAACCTTACTCCCGACGTCAGTGATTTTTATTTGAAAATCACTGACGATTCTAACGATGTAAAAAACTTTGATTGGTCCAAACACAAAATAACGGATCTCAACTATCAGGAGCAGGCAGTTTTTGCCGGCGGCTGTTTCTGGTGTATGGTACAACCTTTCGAAACCAAACCAGGGATCTTGTCCGTATTATCTGGATACACCGGCGGACACATTCCAAATCCTAGCTATGATCAAGTCAGCAGCGGCACGACAGGACATGTGGAAGCTGTCGAAATTATTTTCGATAAACGGATCATAAGTTATGAAGAGTTGGTGACACTATACTTGCAATTAACTGATCCGACAGACAGCTTCGGACAATTTCAAGATCGCGGCGATCAATATCGGCCGATCATTTTTGTCCAAAATGAAGCGCAGAGACAGATCGCGGAAAAATCCAAAAAAGAATTACAGGAATCAGGTAGATACAGTCAGCCAATCGTAACTGAAATCAAAAAAGCCATCACCTTTTGGCCAGCAGAAAATTATCATCAACAGTTTTATAAAAAACAGCCAAAAAGATATAAACGAATCAAACACCAGCGACAGCAGCTCTTGAATTACCAACGGCTGATGAATAAGTTGCAGAGAACGTTTAGAAGAGGATAA